The genomic DNA GTGATTACCACCACAATGGTGACAAGGATGATCCCTTTGGATGAGTAGTTCCACTTTATAGCCACTCAGTGTAGTTAAGAAGATATCTCCTCACAAACAAACCTCCCCGTGGCCTGAGAGACATGTACCCTCCATAGCCTAAGAGACTAGATTTCCAATTGTTTGTCTGCCTGGTTTTGTGCCCTCTGCCACGTAAATGACCATCCAAACTTGGCAGAAGAGAGCCGGcttgtttctcctctttttgcTGAGTCCTCACATCACGCAGGCCCTGCTCTGTAATTGCAGAGAAACAGCTCTCCAGTGCGACGCTACCAGGGGGGTATACCGTGCAGGacctgacagaaaaaaaaagtaatggagagaaggaggactCTCGATACAGAGAAGTAGGCTGCAGAGTAATTATTAGGTTAGTGAAAGGAGGACAgtgaggaaaggaaggaggtgGCAGTGTGTGAGGTGCAGTGGACAGACCGGCAATGTGCCTGCTAGCAGCTCAGGCTGGATGATGGTACAGTGTTTTGGATGCGGACAGGGAGCAGCATATAGcagtgatactgtgtgtgtgtgtgtgtcagagtttTTGTGTTGCAGCTATTCAATTTCATTGCAGGTGGGATTTTGAGGATTGCATTAATTCTCCGGTATGTAGATTTATGACGTTGCTGTGACCTCTGAAGGGTATCTGGGAGAAAAGTTATGGGCGGCAGAGTTCTCTGCAGTATCGAATGCACCTGTGTTGTGTAGTCCGGCGACAGTGTGTATTGTCAGGCAGGACACACAGCGGTGGCTTGGTACTCTGTAGCTGTATTtagctgtgtgtgcatgtgtatgtgtgtgtgtgtgtgaagccctGCTAAACAGTATGGATCCTCAGCAGCCTGTTTTTAGTCTGATGAAGCGGTTCTGTCCTTGTTTCAGCCTGCTGCCACTGCCAGTAGgtatcccctctctctctatccactAATCACACGGATGGGAAAGGAAATATCCCTTTATTTTGTAGTAGTTCTGTCTTAAAAGTAGCGTGTTGTTACTTATAAAACTGGTATTTCTGGGCATCATTCTAATTGCATGTTTATTTTCGGCTGCCCAGTCgtctattgttttgtttgccaTGAGATATGCAGTGTGGTATCAGTTTCCGTTGGGTGGTGACCTGTTCTCTGGCTTGGTCCCCCCTCAGAGTCAGGACTGGAGCAAGAGTGATGAGAGGCTCCTGCAGGCTGTGGAGCAGAATGAGCCCGACAGAGTCTCCGCTCTCATCGTCAAAAAAGGCCTCTGTCCCACCAAACTGGATGCCGAGGGCAAGTCAGCGTAAGTCGGGGCACCTGGTGTTtacctttttaatgtattaGAAGTGAATCCCGTACGCTTATGTTCCTTTTGAGTTCCACTCATTAGTGTCGTGGTTATGTTTAATAACTGCTGTTGTTGCTCCTGGCAATGAGAAAAACACACCATTTCTAGTGCAGCAGCAAAGTAATTTCCCTTGGAAAAAGCTACCAGTAGGGTGTTTAGTGTGGGCACTGAAAGCTTTGCATTCATTCCACTATGAATTCTGCTTATTAATCAAATCCTTTATATGTTTTCCCCCTTGGTTCTTCTTTTGGTAAACGGTGAAGATGTATTGCCTACTTTCTCTTGCACTAAAACTAAAGTGGAATCGGCACTTGGAATTTGAAATGGAAAGCGATTCTCATTTCTCATCTCTAAACATACTTAtgacataaatatgtatatataaatatatatatatatatatatatatatatatatatatatatatatatatatatatatatatatttatctatttccCTTTGTCCTTCTGGCAGGTTCCACCTCTGTGCTTCCCGAGGCCGGCTGGACTGTCTGGAGGTCGTCATCTCTCACGGAGCAGACGTCAACGTCACTGATGGCGCTGGTGGGGTACTATCAAATACAAGTTTTATCTCGTGAATTGTCatgaattatttataaatgtctGTTTCATAACCGGTCGCAGGCTTCAGCGCGCTTCACCTCGCAGCCAAAAGCGGCCAATCGGAGTGTTTGAAGAGGCTCTTACAGGTAAAACCCAGAATGTGTGTCGGGTTAACCGACGAATACTGTAAACTATCAAATGGAATAATGCAAGCACGAATTTTAAGACGGCACTGATTACAGATGGTTTGTCTTTTACTGCTTAttgctattttctttctttctattcgACAGGAGAGATTAGCAGTGGACTGCACCGACAACATTGGGAGGACACCGCTTCATCATGCAGGTACCAGTTACAGAACTACAATATGACAGTTTAGTTACAAAACAATCACTTTACATACAACAAATACCTCTCATAGATCCCATCCGACATGTTTTAAGTATTACAAGTAAGCAGGTGTAAAAGAACAGAGTCGTGCTCTAAGATTTAATTTCTCGAAGGCCGGTACGTTACTGTATGTAAACATCTGATATTGACCATAATTGTGATTATTTCCTGCAGCCGTCAGCGGCTGCTTGTCCTGCTGTGAGACCCTCTGGGACTTTAAAGCCAGTCTGGATGTCCAGGATGGGGTAGGTTGAAGGGTTTGATTACAACGTTTGGCCTGCCTTTTTTGTTATgtgagatgaataaataaatgctaatcagtaataactttttatttactcaaaaataaaatgtgttgctgctgcattATGTTTGAATAATcgtgtgtatctctctctctctgtcaggaCGGGGCGACCCCTTTGATCTTAGCGGCTCAGATGAGCAGAGTAGagctgtgtgtctttctgttgGGTCGAGGTGCCAATGCAAATATACAAGACAACCAGGGAAGGTACTGGaccgttaataataataataataataataataatataacccgtccttaattattaaggagcagttggctgcagtgaagcgcctgGGAAACAACTggaggttcagtgtcttgctcaaggacacttcaacatgcaactatgggggagagcggggatcgaaccggctaccttgtggttgcgggacgaccactctcttCCATGCCCCTCTGGGGTTTGATGAGGCAAGAGGGACGATTGGATCTGGATTGCTCTCTGGTAGCTGCTGCTGAAGCTTTGACAGATGGAATGACGGCCTGCTGAGACCGACTGCGGCACGAAACAGCCTTCTTAGTGGGGCCAGAACCCAAAAAAAACCCTCTGCAGGATTATTCTCACAGCAGTGGGGTTGTCTGGGTCAGGCTACAGGATGGATTCCCATAGAAGTCTCCAGAGCTTGGGGTGGATTTGCAAGGATGAGGGTCAAGACCTCGAGCAGGGACCAAGAGCTTTCAGTTTAGCTTTGGATATCTGCTTGGAGAGGATTATTAGAGACATTTGTTCAGGCCACATTATTATctaatggggaaaaaaaattaaatgccCTTTTCCTGCAATTCCTCCCGAATCACAATTCCTCCTGGTATCTCTTGAATCCTCGACCAAATTGAAAATAGAGTTCAGCGGGTTTAAGTGTTACTAATAACACATAAGCTGATGATTTATCAGTTCCGAATGGCCTATGGGTCTAAAATTGATGTATACAATTTGCTGGCATCGTTAGTTTACTAGTTTACGGAGACGTTTCGTTTTGGAATCCCAGGTCTGCGCTGATGCTGGCGTGTGAGAGCGACGGCGACGAGACCGTAGAAGCTCTGCTGAGAGGCGGGGCCGACACGCAGCTGGCTGACGCCCTCGGACACAAAGCTACCGACTACAGCGTAACAACGGGCAACCAGCGCGTCACGCAAATGCTGCAGGACGGAGTGCCGCCAGGTACAGTATGAGGCCTGGGGTCTTTTTGTCACCTGGAGATGTAAGGATGTAGGTCTCACAATGGCTCGTTTGATGGGTTCACTCTCTTTTATGATCATATTATCGTGAAAAAAGAATGAAGTGGCAGCAACATCGAACAGATCATCAGATCCAGTTTGTGGCTGTGACTCTGCTCCTCCAGGGAAACtgtaggaggaggaagtggatcaggaggacagatgggtgggatttaaaaagagagagagagaaaagcgaAAAGCATTTCCCGCTTTTATGTCCCAACAAAGACATTGCTGGCATATGGAAAACAGATGTGTGGCTGGTTTGAAAAGCAGATGAAGGAGATCATTAGACCGCATTAGTTTTATTCTATAATTGGACATTTTGGTGGATTTGCTACACGAGACATGGATGATACTAACACAAACTACACGTTAGAAAAGAGACAGGGGGTGGGAGTCTGTGTGACTTGTGTATGTGCACATATTCAGATGTGCCTCGAGCTGTTGGCTGATTGCTTCTGAGGTTGAAGTATCTcgctgtgtgtttctttccctCCGCGTGCAAAGCTCCTGAGGGCGAAGAGGTAATGTTGCACAGCTGCGTGTTTGATCACTCCCTCCATCAAATGACATCATGGCCCACTTGGGCCCATCATATTGTGCATGTTTTCCAATATGAGGTCATTTTCTTGTGTGCGTGCCGCTTTTGTTTTCGTTGGCCTTCGCTTCTCTTTGTCTTCTCTTGGTTTCCTCGGTTttcccagtttttttttttttttttttgctgagctTGACCTCTGCTTGTATGTGATCAACCCTTCCACCCCCACGCAGCCCACCCAAGTCCCCTCGGGCGCCTCATCAATGCAAGGGGGCACTACGCCCCGCAAACGGAAAGCTCCTCCGCCGCCCCGCTCGCCTCTCCAGGTACTGTGAGAAACATCTCATTTGATGGAAAACACTtgttctctccccccccccccccccccccccccccaaaagaagtAGAGGCTAGCCTCACGGTATtgtaagtgtgtatatatgtaatacATTCACCTTTGACGTCAGTTAGcacccttttaaaaataaacaatgttgacATATACTAGCAAACACGTGTCAATAATAGGTGCTAGTTTTGAATAATCCCTTCAATATCTCTGTAGTACAATATTGCTTATCGAGAGATTAACTCAAGAGTCTTATGTTGTTGATGAAATCCAAAGATTCATTTTATTCTGTTTCCCATCACAAAGATCCAGGGTTTGCCACCTTCTCCACAGCCGCGGAGTCCTGCTCCACCTGCCCGGTCCCCTGAGCCCCaatctccttctccatctccccGGCCTACAGAAACACAGCAATCAGCCCAGGTTAGCAGTGTGgattttcatgtttcatgtaaCATGAAACGCAGACTTTATCCGCGTTCACATTTCTTGTGGTTGTCTGTGTAAGGCGGAGGACGAAGAGGTGTTTGAGGAGATTCGACGACTGCGTCTGGAGAGAGGCCGTCTGCTCCAGAAGATCAAGGCCTTTGAGCTGCAGCAACAGAGCGCCCTCTCTGCCTTGGAGGAGGTACTACACACACCCTCTGGACCCATCTGTATCAGAGAAACAACTGTATTTGTGTAGACTGAGGGTAGCTTGTTAATATAACCActatttgtacatgtgtgtctgcactCTAGTTGTCCCAGCTGAAGCAGCGTCTAAGGGAGactgaggcagagagagacaagcTGCTTGATGAGCTGAAGGGAGGCCATGGCATTGGGGCCAGTGACTCTGAGGACATGGATGAAATGTTTGACTTCCCAGGTATGTGTTTACATGTACTTCCCAGAACCTGCATGTACTTCCCTTTCCTTATGGGCATTCCTGTGTGTATCCCATTAGGAAGTACACGGATTGATTATTGTTGTTGGTTCTCTTTAACGTTCCCTCTAGAGAAGCTGCTCTCCAAGCGCTCCAGAGCCTCCCCTGCTCAGGATGAGGCCACTTCTCGAGGAGACGCAGACTCGGCcaacccctcccctctccccggAGACCCAGGGGCTGTTGCTGAGCTGCGCAAACAAATAGAGGAACTTGCCTCACAAAACTCTGAGCTAGCTCTCAAAGTGCAGGTGAGGGCACAGAGAGTACAAATTGCACACGTATGAACGCACATACAACCAATCACGCATATGCCCCACTTAAAAGCCCACAAAAATAatctcccttttaaaaaaaaagaaacaagatttTTCTTCAGCtaatagacagacacacacacacacacacacacatacacacacacacacacacacacacacacacacagacagacagacagacagacagatacacacacacacagacacacagacagacagacagacagatacacacgcacacacacacacagacacacacacaggcagacatacagatacacacacacagacacacagaaagacagacagacagacatacagatagacacacacacacacacagacagacagacatacagatacacacacacacacacagacagacagacacacacagacagaccgatacacacacacacacagacagacatacagatacacacacagacagacatacagatacacacacacagacacacagacagacagacagacatacagatacacacacacacagacacacacacagacagacatacagatacacacacacagacacacagacagacagacatacagatacacacacacagacacacacacacacacacacacacacacagacagacagacagacagacacacacacacacacagtcccaggCATCTTTAAAGAAGAAACCTTGATAGGGAAGTGATTATTAAGTGCTTCCCCCTGCTGCTGCCCCTGACTCTAACATTAGTCATGACCACTTTAACTTCATGACACCGCACTCGTGCAGTGAGGCAGTTGTGTCCATACAGGTAAAAATAGAAGAGAGCAGCATCGGATGCAGACATGGGGGCCAGTTTGTAGACATCCTTTACTAACTGGGTCATGCTGGTTGAAGCGCAGACGtgtgtttgaagtgtgtgtgtgtgcgtgcgtgtgtgtgtgtgtgtgtgtgtgtgtgtgtagaaacgATCTAGGCCAAGATCTTCAGTTTTGTCCTGCTGTGTGAAAAAGAGCCAGATAGGAAAGTGGGAAATCTGAGGTCTGATATGAGCGCAAAGAGAACGATTAAACTAGAACCAAAACCTCCTGCTGTGATTTAAATGGTGAAGGGATTCCATACCTCATATTTTATTAAGTTAATTAAAGAGCAGTTCTACACATAAAGGTCACAAATGTCTTATGTGGCTCTGGAAGAGCTTTTGTCAGGTGTGAGAAAATAACTTGAAGTGATGTAACCAGGCTTATGTCTGCATGGCCTTCAATTTATAAATGATTTATGCATTTATGACAGAAACCCATATTTATAAATAGGATATAAAGTATGCTGCTGCATTAGaagatttgtattattttttatatctcaaGTACAATACTAAATCCCTGGAGTACTCTTTTAGGTAACGAGGGCCTGCAGTCGATGATGCTCACCGACTTACAAGCCTAACATCACCGGCTTTACTAAAATGTGTACTCTCAGGGCACTTCATGTAAATGATTCTTAGCTTACGGAACATATCTCAACATTGACTGATGAACAGTTACTGAAAGGTGACAACCTCTATACCTTTCTATAATGTCCTCCTGTGTGGTGCACAGATGCTGGAGATGTTTGAGAAGGACGACACAGACATGCAGAGCTCCAGCTCGGACTTTGTCCCCATTGTCCAGTATGAGACCCTGAGGAAGGAGTTTGAAGTCCTTCAGGAGCGCCTCTCTCAGGCCCAGGCTTCAGACGAGGCCTCCAGCGTGGCAGAAGACTGGTATGATCGATTAATTCATACACACTTCGGTGGCCATCACAGAACACATCTGCTAGAGCTCTAGAATATCAGATCAGGACATTTATTCTGAGATGTTCTCACTTTTGCTGATGTCATTTCTAAAGTCTCAACACTATCTTTTGAGGTTGTTTTTGTGACAAAAAGTGCTGAGCATTTAGATCTTACCTGCAGCGTACTGTAGGCTGAGGAGGCCTAGGGGCAAAAGGTGCACTCATGACATAATTTATTTGATGGTATCTGGACCTCCTACTGAggaatatatgtgtatttgtatcatCAGGTTGCAGTTGTACACTTCAATAATACAGTTATATTCTGTACGATGTAGATTAATGGTTAAATGATTAGCTGGGTAATCAATAAATCATTTGTCAAGCAAAAAGACCAACAACTTGTTTGTTTCGACTTCTCAAATGGGAGCATTTGATAGTTTTCTGTCTTTATCTGTTGAAATTGACTatcctttgatttttttttttaactgttcaTCAGACAAATCAAGCGTTTGTCTGCTTTGTGAAATTGTGATTGCCATTTCATTCAACGATTAAGCCAGTAGATTTACATGTCGATCAGTACTGGCAATAGCCCCCAGCATGGGTTTATGCTGTGATGTTAgacgtgtttttattgtttgagtTTGTGCAGTAAAGATTAACATTCTTTGTCTTGTTCTGCAGTGATGAGAAGTCTCAAGGAGGAGGTGCAGATGCAGAGAGCGTGGAGGCTCTTAAGAAGAAGCTGCGAGGGCTGAAGGAGCAGTTGGCCTCCTCccagtctgagctgaaggagttgaAAGAGCAGATGCGCCTCGGGGTTCTCTCTGTGGAGTGTGGCGAAGGGGATACTGCCGCAGCAGGTGCTGGGGCTGCGGAGGAGGGTCCGAACCATGAGCCGCAGCAGCTGAGAGCGAGGGTGACAGAGCTAGAGGAGGAGCTAGCTAAGAGACTGGCCCAAGCAGGCGGTCAGAGCAGCCGGGACAGTGACACAATCAAACAGCTGACGGAGAAAGTAGAGGAACTCCGTGCTGCTCCGTCCCAGAGAGAGTCCACGAAAGAAGAAGGGGAGAAAGACGGCGAGGGTGAAAAGGCAGTGAAGTGCCTCCGTCACAAAGTTGCTGAGTTGGAGGCAGCCCTGGCAGAGGGCAGGACATCGgggaaagatggaggagcagcaggagatgGAGATCAGGTCCGTCGTCTACAGGAGCGTTTGGGAGAGCTGGAGGACGAGCTGAGAAAGTGCGTGCCCCGCTCGGAGttggaggaggtgcaggtgaCTCTGGGGCTTCAGTGTGAGCAGCTGGCCAGGGAGAGGGTGGACGTGGCTAGAAGGCTCAACAATGCACTCCTGGATCTGGAGAGACTCCGGCCTCCTCCACgcggagaggatgaagaggaggacgaggaagaagaggaggagcattCAGAGAGCTCAGTGCCCTCGGGCATATCAGGTGTGCTGTGTAGTTTATTCTACTTTAAGCAAAGTAAAATGCACAATTATTGACTTATCTCTCCATTTTGTGAACGATCATCCAATCAGAGCACTCCAGACGCACCATGTCAGCAGTGAGAGAAGAGCTGGAGGTCGCAAGGCAGGAAGCAGCCCAGGCTCTGGACTGTCTGTGTGCTGAGCGGGAGTGCCGGGCACAGGACGCCCTGCAGCTGAAAGACGCAGTGCCCTTCTCAAAACATAGGGAGGCGCTGTCTGCCGTATCAGAGCAGCTAGCTCTGACTCTGCAAGAGCTCCAAGAGGAGAAGACCCTTCGTGGTCAGGCTGAGGAGCAGGCTGCCGGACTAGAGGCCACACTGCAAGCCATGCAGGATGCCATACCCAAAGAGGAGCACGAGAAAGCCAAGGTCAGCAGGAATCACAACTAATGTGATGATGACACAGATGCAGTTCAGCCAAAATGATTTAGAAATAGTGGGGCTATGCAGGCGTACAAGGTATAACAAAATCGTAATATGGCAGTCATTTATTAAAggcaaaatgtgtcaaaatacTATTTTAAAGCTACTACACGGAACTTTcaatttgtgttgtttttggcgGTCCTTGTGGACGAAAGTGGGAATATTTCCGAGCACCAGTCTGAGACTATTTCACAACCAGTTAAAAGTCACGGTCACAGTTTTCACAAATTAAGTAATTCACTGTTTAGAACAAGGTTTTTGAAAGTGACACAAAAAGTTAAAGCATCTTATTTGTTAGTTACTGTTTTAGCGGTTTCTATTGTGTTTAACAAGGACACAGTGTAGAACTAGAAGGATCTAATCCAAACAGGGTTCAGAGCATAGCATGTATATTTCTGGTAATCCAACGGGTTGTGACATGATTTATTTAACTTTAGCCATAAGAGTATTTCGCACTGACTTTCTAAGTATGTTCCTGGTCCTGTACATGAGAATGAATCAGGTAACCTGTGTGCGTCCTGCCTCTTAGGCAGAGCTCCAGCACTCCCTACAGGCCAGTGAGGGcagtgcagcagcagcccaGGAGGCTCTTCTCgagaaggagatggagctgAGGGAGCTGAAGTCCCAGCAGGCTGCAGAACAGGGTCTGATCTCCAAAGAGGACCACGAAGCCCTGCGGCTCTCTCTGCAGGCGGAGATCAACGGCGTCGCCGCCCGTTTCAACGATCTCACTCGCAAACACGAGAAGACCTgcactgaggtgtgtgtgtgtgtgtatgtatgcctgtgtgagtgtgtgtgtgtgtgtatgtatgcatgtgtgtgtgtgtgtgtgtgtgtgccttgttCAATCTCAAGCCACTTTAGATGTTATTGTGTCCGCCACAAAGTGAGCTGTGTTCCATGAAGGCCTTTTTCCTGCCTCTACATTATTGATATGCGTATTATTTTCTCTATTCAGTACGACCCTCTGTTTCATTGATCCTTCTGTATATGTGCCTACTGAAGCAATTAGGGGGTGTTGTCCGGACAGTATGGGCTACTAATGACACGCCATAAAGTCGTTTCAATAAAAACTCTTACTTTGTAAACTGGGTAATTGACTCTCCGACTCAAGTTGTCAAACACTAAGGTTAATAAGGGACCACATTTTCACTTGGAGAAATACATTAAAGCAGCTTGTATGCACTTCATAAATGGAGTCTTGCCAAAAGTAGGTTGGATTCAATCACAAAAACTGCTGTTTGTAACAATAATACAATAGGATTTAGTGTTGGTAggtgcttacacacacacacactgggaagtACATGTGTGCTGATAATTGAGGAAGTATTGTCACAAAGTCACACTTCCCTGAAACAAAGCAACCACAgctaatgtgtatatatttactgTAGCTTGGTTTATTGTATTTACGTGCACTCTGGCGTGTGGGTGTACGAAGATCAAAGAGAAAGACGTTACCATGGGAAACTGGAAATTCCTTTGAGTAAAAACTCAGACAAAAGTGGTTTGGGGGAATAATGATGTTGAggaaaaatatgtttaattttgACTCAAGATGAAAACCGGAAAAAGAGGGTATGTTCCAGGACACAAAACAAGGTATAGCACGAGATGTTTACGATGTAAATGTTAAAGACAAAGAAGCTTTTCTACCACGGGCACAGGTGAACACAACATACAGGTCTATTTCCTTGAGGTCTTTTGTTTTCTgcaagtatatgtatatatgtcatTATGAGAGGTATTAATTACGGCAGCAACTGTAATTCCCCTTTTTAAATACCAAACTCCAGTGCTCCTGGATCAGCCTTGCTGAAGTGACATGGTGCCACTGGTGGTTTTGCTGGTCTAGGTCTTCCAGGTGCAGAGGGAGGCTCTGTTTAACAAGAGTGAGCGGCAGGTCGCCGAGTCCCAGCTGGCCACggtgcagcagcagctagcCGACCTCCAGGC from Cyclopterus lumpus isolate fCycLum1 chromosome 4, fCycLum1.pri, whole genome shotgun sequence includes the following:
- the ankrd24 gene encoding ankyrin repeat domain-containing protein 24 codes for the protein MKSLKAKFKKTESQDWSKSDERLLQAVEQNEPDRVSALIVKKGLCPTKLDAEGKSAFHLCASRGRLDCLEVVISHGADVNVTDGAGFSALHLAAKSGQSECLKRLLQERLAVDCTDNIGRTPLHHAAVSGCLSCCETLWDFKASLDVQDGDGATPLILAAQMSRVELCVFLLGRGANANIQDNQGRSALMLACESDGDETVEALLRGGADTQLADALGHKATDYSVTTGNQRVTQMLQDGVPPAPEGEEPTQVPSGASSMQGGTTPRKRKAPPPPRSPLQGLPPSPQPRSPAPPARSPEPQSPSPSPRPTETQQSAQAEDEEVFEEIRRLRLERGRLLQKIKAFELQQQSALSALEELSQLKQRLRETEAERDKLLDELKGGHGIGASDSEDMDEMFDFPEKLLSKRSRASPAQDEATSRGDADSANPSPLPGDPGAVAELRKQIEELASQNSELALKVQMLEMFEKDDTDMQSSSSDFVPIVQYETLRKEFEVLQERLSQAQASDEASSVAEDCDEKSQGGGADAESVEALKKKLRGLKEQLASSQSELKELKEQMRLGVLSVECGEGDTAAAGAGAAEEGPNHEPQQLRARVTELEEELAKRLAQAGGQSSRDSDTIKQLTEKVEELRAAPSQRESTKEEGEKDGEGEKAVKCLRHKVAELEAALAEGRTSGKDGGAAGDGDQVRRLQERLGELEDELRKCVPRSELEEVQVTLGLQCEQLARERVDVARRLNNALLDLERLRPPPRGEDEEEDEEEEEEHSESSVPSGISEHSRRTMSAVREELEVARQEAAQALDCLCAERECRAQDALQLKDAVPFSKHREALSAVSEQLALTLQELQEEKTLRGQAEEQAAGLEATLQAMQDAIPKEEHEKAKHSLQASEGSAAAAQEALLEKEMELRELKSQQAAEQGLISKEDHEALRLSLQAEINGVAARFNDLTRKHEKTCTEVFQVQREALFNKSERQVAESQLATVQQQLADLQAQSSHIQELHKGIQESQGLVKEKDRKITELSKEMFRLKEALGALSPPLGITSYSSSSSSSTHHGNPGQQVALQNRIAILTQQLQDWERKHKQVVTVYRTHLLAAVQGRMDEEVQGLLLQILRMSQQGH